The Flavobacterium commune genome contains a region encoding:
- a CDS encoding GIY-YIG nuclease family protein — MDEFVVYILFSENFNQHYTGYTSNVIDRFKSHNHLATKGHTIKYRPWIIIHIEFFNSKSEAMKREKYFKTGIGREFIKNIIKNL; from the coding sequence ATGGATGAATTTGTAGTTTATATTCTGTTTTCTGAAAACTTCAATCAGCACTACACTGGATACACTTCCAATGTTATCGACCGCTTCAAATCTCACAATCATTTAGCAACAAAAGGACATACCATCAAATACAGACCATGGATTATAATTCATATTGAATTTTTCAATTCTAAATCTGAGGCAATGAAAAGAGAAAAATATTTTAAAACAGGAATAGGACGAGAATTTATTAAAAACATTATCAAAAACTTATAA
- the era gene encoding GTPase Era yields MTHKAGFVNIIGNPNVGKSTLMNAFVGERLSIITSKAQTTRHRILGIVNGDDFQMVLSDTPGIIKPAYEMQESMMDFVKSAFEDADVLIYMVEIGEQELKDEAFFNKIIHSKIPVLLLLNKIDNSNQEQLEQQVAFWTEKVPNAEIYPISALQNFNVPEVFQRIISLLPDSPPYYPKDQLTDKPERFFVNEIIREKILLNYSKEIPYAVEIVTEEFVETDTIIRIRSLIMVERDTQKGIVIGHKGAALKKVGMDARVDLEKFFGKQIHIELYVKVNKNWRSNANMLKRFGYNQ; encoded by the coding sequence ATGACACATAAAGCTGGTTTTGTAAATATTATAGGGAATCCAAATGTAGGGAAATCAACCTTGATGAATGCCTTTGTAGGAGAGCGATTGTCTATTATAACGTCAAAAGCGCAAACTACCCGTCATAGAATTCTGGGGATTGTAAACGGTGACGATTTTCAAATGGTACTTTCGGATACGCCCGGAATTATCAAACCTGCTTATGAAATGCAGGAATCGATGATGGATTTTGTGAAATCGGCTTTTGAAGATGCTGATGTGTTGATTTATATGGTCGAAATAGGAGAGCAGGAATTGAAAGATGAAGCTTTTTTTAATAAAATTATTCATTCTAAGATTCCGGTTTTGTTGTTGTTGAATAAGATTGATAATTCTAATCAGGAGCAATTAGAGCAGCAAGTGGCTTTCTGGACTGAGAAAGTGCCGAATGCAGAAATTTACCCCATTTCGGCTTTACAAAACTTTAATGTACCGGAAGTTTTTCAAAGAATTATTTCGTTATTACCGGATTCACCGCCTTATTATCCAAAAGACCAATTGACCGATAAACCGGAACGTTTTTTTGTGAATGAGATTATTCGCGAAAAAATCTTGTTGAATTACAGCAAAGAAATTCCGTATGCTGTAGAAATTGTAACGGAAGAGTTTGTTGAAACGGATACTATTATTCGTATTCGTTCGCTGATTATGGTCGAAAGAGATACTCAAAAAGGTATTGTTATTGGTCATAAAGGAGCGGCTTTGAAGAAAGTAGGAATGGATGCCCGTGTGGATTTAGAGAAATTTTTCGGAAAACAAATTCACATTGAATTGTATGTGAAGGTCAATAAAAACTGGAGAAGCAACGCTAATATGTTGAAGCGTTTTGGTTATAACCAGTAA
- a CDS encoding 2TM domain-containing protein, which yields MKTEQYELYEYARKRITQKKRVYFHFVVLFLASLFLFVSTEVFHFNEDANWHIWLITVWLFLFILHFIKVFITDRFMSKNWEKEQIDRLIALQEKKIAELNDQINEESSTK from the coding sequence ATGAAAACCGAACAATATGAATTGTACGAATACGCCAGAAAACGTATAACACAAAAAAAAAGAGTCTATTTTCATTTTGTTGTATTGTTTTTAGCCAGCCTGTTTTTATTTGTATCTACCGAAGTTTTTCACTTTAACGAAGATGCAAATTGGCACATTTGGTTAATTACAGTCTGGTTATTTCTTTTTATATTACACTTTATCAAAGTTTTTATAACCGATCGTTTTATGAGTAAAAATTGGGAAAAAGAACAAATTGACCGATTAATTGCCCTACAGGAAAAAAAGATAGCCGAATTAAACGACCAAATCAACGAAGAATCCTCTACAAAATAA
- a CDS encoding sialate O-acetylesterase — MNKLKNALIVLLFIPSNMILSQIKLPKLISDGVVLQRNEKVKIWGWASPKEKIKLEFKSKVYFTEADQEGNWNIILQAEKAGGPYQMALKASNEIVIKDILFGDVWICSGQSNMELPMERLKEKYGEVIKNAKNANIRHFLVPDKYNFQKEQADLDSGNWISASPETVLNFSGVAYFFAKNIYEKHQVPIGLINSALGGSPIEAWLSDTALTAFPEAYNEAQKFKSNDYIKEIETADKKRNEEWYQLLNANDEGVKNNWNLAGIDDGNWEQMSIPGFWNRQSIGNVNGAVWFRKEIQIPKSMVGKPAKLFMGCIVDQDFVYVNDELVGTTGYQYPPRRYTVKPTVLKEGKNVISIRVINNSGQGGFVLDKPYYLAVDKDTIDLKGLWKYKLGATMKPLRGETFIRWKPEGLFNAMIAPLTNLKIKGVLWYQGESNSGNPKLYAKALPALIQDWRTKWGQGNFPFLFVQLPNYMETFSEPRESNWAALRQAQLETLSVPNTAMAVTIDLGEWNDIHPLNKEDVGKRLSLLARKLAYGERKLQASSPMPNTSVFEKDKAIISFKNSGGGLIVKKGTELKSFAISDDGKNFVWAKAKIIGNNVEVWNEKISNPTIVRYAWDNNPEDANLFSKEGLPATPFEVKKK, encoded by the coding sequence ATGAATAAATTAAAAAATGCATTAATTGTTCTGCTTTTCATTCCATCTAATATGATTCTTTCTCAAATTAAACTTCCTAAACTAATTAGTGATGGGGTTGTTTTGCAAAGAAATGAAAAAGTAAAAATTTGGGGATGGGCTTCACCAAAGGAAAAAATCAAGTTAGAATTCAAATCCAAAGTGTATTTTACAGAAGCGGATCAAGAAGGAAATTGGAATATTATTTTGCAGGCTGAAAAAGCAGGAGGACCTTACCAAATGGCTCTTAAGGCTAGTAATGAAATTGTAATCAAAGATATTCTATTTGGCGATGTTTGGATTTGTTCGGGACAGTCAAATATGGAACTTCCTATGGAACGCCTCAAAGAAAAGTATGGAGAGGTGATTAAAAACGCAAAAAATGCCAATATTAGACATTTTTTAGTGCCAGATAAATACAATTTTCAAAAAGAGCAAGCCGATTTAGATTCGGGAAATTGGATTTCTGCAAGTCCTGAAACGGTGCTTAATTTTTCAGGAGTAGCCTATTTTTTTGCTAAAAATATTTATGAGAAACATCAGGTTCCTATTGGGTTAATTAATTCAGCATTAGGAGGTTCTCCTATAGAAGCTTGGTTGAGTGACACTGCACTCACTGCTTTTCCGGAGGCTTACAACGAAGCTCAAAAATTCAAGAGCAATGATTATATCAAGGAAATTGAAACCGCCGATAAAAAACGAAATGAAGAATGGTATCAATTATTGAATGCAAATGATGAAGGGGTAAAGAATAACTGGAATTTAGCAGGAATAGATGATGGAAACTGGGAACAAATGTCTATTCCTGGATTCTGGAATCGTCAGTCTATTGGAAATGTCAATGGGGCAGTTTGGTTTAGAAAAGAAATACAAATCCCTAAATCGATGGTAGGAAAGCCAGCTAAATTGTTCATGGGATGTATTGTTGATCAGGATTTTGTTTATGTCAATGATGAATTAGTAGGTACTACTGGTTATCAATATCCGCCACGCAGATATACCGTAAAACCAACTGTTTTGAAAGAAGGAAAGAATGTTATTTCGATAAGAGTGATTAATAATTCCGGACAGGGAGGATTTGTATTGGACAAACCTTATTATTTGGCGGTAGATAAAGATACTATCGATTTAAAAGGATTGTGGAAATACAAATTGGGAGCAACAATGAAGCCGTTAAGAGGAGAGACCTTTATTCGCTGGAAACCAGAAGGTTTGTTTAATGCTATGATTGCTCCCTTAACTAATTTAAAAATTAAAGGGGTTTTATGGTATCAAGGCGAATCAAATTCAGGAAATCCTAAATTATATGCTAAAGCTTTACCAGCATTAATACAGGATTGGAGAACAAAATGGGGACAGGGTAATTTTCCTTTTCTTTTTGTTCAATTGCCTAATTATATGGAAACTTTTTCAGAACCTAGAGAAAGCAATTGGGCGGCTTTAAGACAAGCTCAGTTAGAAACATTAAGCGTGCCTAATACAGCTATGGCAGTAACGATTGATTTGGGAGAGTGGAACGATATTCATCCTTTAAATAAAGAAGATGTGGGGAAACGCTTGTCTTTATTGGCTCGAAAGTTAGCCTATGGAGAGCGTAAATTACAAGCTTCAAGCCCGATGCCAAATACTTCTGTTTTTGAAAAAGATAAAGCTATTATTTCTTTCAAAAATAGTGGAGGAGGACTAATTGTAAAAAAAGGAACTGAATTAAAATCTTTTGCTATTTCAGATGATGGCAAAAATTTTGTCTGGGCAAAGGCTAAAATAATTGGTAATAACGTAGAAGTCTGGAATGAAAAAATAAGCAATCCCACAATCGTTCGATATGCCTGGGATAACAATCCAGAAGATGCTAATTTATTTTCGAAAGAAGGATTACCGGCTACACCTTTTGAAGTGAAAAAGAAATAA
- the der gene encoding ribosome biogenesis GTPase Der — translation MNNIVAIVGRPNVGKSTLFNRLIQRREAIVDSVSGVTRDRNYGKSEWNGKEFSVIDTGGYVRGSDDVFEGEIRKQVELAIDEADVIIFVVDVEEGITPMDETVAKLLRKVTKPVLLAVNKVDNAMREKDAVEFYNLGLGDYYTFASISGSGTGDLLDALIDAFPEKPEPVQEEVILPRFAVVGRPNAGKSSFINALIGKDRFMVTDIAGTTRDAIDTKFDRFGFEFNLVDTAGIRRKAKVKEDLEFYSVMRSVRAIEHADICILVIDATRGFEGQDQSIFWLAEKNRKGVVILVNKWDLVEKDTMSTRDYEEKIKKELMPFTDVPILFVSALTKQRLLKALEATVKVYENRQQRIPTSKFNEFMLKVIEAYPPPATKGKYVKIKYCMQLPSPTPQFVFFANLPQYVKEPYKRYLENKIRENWDFSGVPIDIYIREK, via the coding sequence ATGAATAACATTGTTGCGATAGTAGGAAGACCTAATGTAGGGAAATCAACCCTTTTTAATAGGCTGATACAAAGAAGAGAAGCTATTGTAGATTCAGTATCTGGGGTTACCCGTGATAGAAACTATGGTAAAAGCGAGTGGAACGGAAAAGAGTTTTCTGTAATTGATACCGGAGGATACGTTCGCGGATCAGATGACGTATTTGAAGGGGAAATTCGCAAACAAGTCGAATTGGCTATCGATGAAGCCGATGTTATCATTTTTGTGGTGGATGTAGAAGAGGGGATTACCCCAATGGATGAAACGGTGGCTAAATTGTTGCGTAAAGTAACTAAGCCGGTTTTGTTAGCAGTAAATAAGGTTGATAACGCTATGCGTGAGAAGGATGCTGTGGAATTTTACAACCTTGGTTTAGGAGATTATTACACTTTTGCCAGTATTTCCGGAAGTGGAACTGGGGATTTATTGGATGCTTTAATCGATGCTTTTCCTGAAAAACCGGAACCTGTTCAGGAAGAAGTGATTTTACCACGTTTTGCAGTTGTAGGACGTCCTAATGCTGGTAAATCTAGTTTTATAAACGCACTTATTGGCAAAGACCGTTTTATGGTTACGGATATTGCAGGAACAACCCGTGATGCTATTGATACTAAATTTGATCGTTTTGGTTTCGAATTTAACTTAGTGGATACAGCGGGAATTCGTAGAAAAGCGAAGGTTAAGGAAGATTTAGAATTTTACTCGGTAATGCGTTCGGTACGTGCTATTGAGCATGCTGATATTTGTATTCTGGTTATTGATGCGACTCGTGGATTTGAAGGACAAGATCAAAGTATTTTTTGGTTGGCTGAAAAAAACCGTAAAGGAGTCGTGATCTTAGTAAATAAATGGGATTTGGTTGAAAAAGATACCATGTCAACCCGTGATTACGAAGAGAAGATTAAGAAAGAATTAATGCCTTTTACAGATGTGCCTATTCTTTTTGTTTCTGCATTGACTAAACAACGTTTGTTGAAAGCACTAGAAGCTACGGTAAAAGTGTATGAAAACAGACAACAACGTATTCCAACTTCAAAATTCAACGAATTCATGTTGAAAGTAATTGAAGCTTATCCGCCACCAGCGACTAAAGGAAAATATGTGAAAATTAAATATTGCATGCAGTTGCCATCGCCAACGCCTCAGTTTGTGTTTTTTGCTAACTTGCCGCAGTATGTAAAAGAACCGTACAAGCGTTACCTTGAAAATAAAATTAGAGAAAATTGGGATTTCTCAGGTGTTCCAATAGATATCTATATTAGAGAGAAATAA
- a CDS encoding LacI family DNA-binding transcriptional regulator, translated as MEENKDITIYDIAEKLNLATSTISRALKDHPSISDKTIKKVKKTAEEMGYVPNTLAAGLRGNKTNTIGVLIPTVTQPFLSSLISGIEITAQKSGYNVIIMQSHDSYEEEVSLAKSLYSSRVSGVISSLAMETRDTSHFQQFVSNNIPLVFVDRVPKDFNTFRVIIDNYAAGYKATKHLIEQGCTRIAHLTAGSEFGNLYSERKRGYLDALKDHNLPLIEELIVNLKTVTYEEGAKASNKLFDLELRPDGIFASGDIIAVSAIQTAKKRGIKIPEELAIIGFNNDPISQIIDPNLSTITHPAAKMGKASAEIILKNIKSNKKDEVKEITFLNTEVLVRESSKRI; from the coding sequence ATGGAAGAAAATAAAGATATTACCATTTATGATATCGCTGAAAAACTGAATCTTGCAACCTCTACCATTTCGAGAGCGTTAAAAGATCATCCGTCAATTAGCGATAAAACGATAAAGAAAGTAAAAAAAACCGCCGAAGAAATGGGTTATGTCCCCAATACTTTGGCAGCAGGACTTCGTGGTAACAAAACCAATACAATTGGTGTTCTAATACCCACCGTTACCCAACCTTTCCTTTCTTCATTAATTAGTGGTATTGAAATTACGGCTCAAAAATCAGGATACAACGTAATTATTATGCAATCACATGACTCTTACGAAGAAGAAGTCAGTTTAGCAAAGTCTTTATACAGCAGTAGAGTAAGTGGTGTAATTAGCTCACTTGCAATGGAAACACGTGACACTTCGCACTTTCAACAATTTGTGAGCAACAATATTCCTTTAGTTTTTGTTGACCGTGTACCCAAAGATTTTAATACGTTCCGGGTTATCATTGATAACTATGCAGCCGGTTACAAGGCTACAAAACATCTTATTGAACAAGGTTGCACCCGTATTGCCCATCTTACCGCCGGATCTGAATTTGGTAATTTGTACAGCGAAAGAAAAAGAGGTTATCTTGATGCTTTAAAAGACCACAATTTACCTTTAATCGAAGAATTAATAGTCAATCTAAAAACAGTTACCTACGAAGAAGGAGCTAAAGCCAGTAACAAATTATTTGATTTAGAACTTCGTCCGGATGGAATTTTTGCTTCCGGAGATATTATAGCTGTTAGTGCTATTCAAACAGCAAAAAAAAGAGGCATTAAAATCCCTGAAGAATTAGCTATAATCGGTTTTAATAATGACCCTATCTCACAAATTATAGATCCTAATTTATCCACCATTACGCATCCCGCTGCCAAAATGGGAAAAGCATCAGCTGAGATTATACTAAAAAACATAAAATCGAATAAAAAAGATGAAGTCAAAGAAATCACTTTTCTAAATACCGAAGTACTGGTTCGGGAATCTTCTAAAAGAATCTAA
- a CDS encoding GIY-YIG nuclease family protein produces MIERFKSHNHLATKGHTIKYRPWIIIHIEFFNSKSEAMKREKYFKTGIGREFIKNIIKNL; encoded by the coding sequence ATTATTGAACGTTTCAAATCTCACAATCATTTAGCAACAAAAGGACATACCATCAAATACAGACCATGGATTATAATTCATATTGAATTTTTCAATTCTAAATCTGAGGCAATGAAAAGAGAAAAATATTTTAAAACAGGAATAGGACGAGAATTTATTAAAAACATTATCAAAAACTTATAA
- a CDS encoding dihydrofolate reductase, whose translation MITMIAAAAQNKALGKDNQLIWHLPNDFKRFKSLTTGHHIIMGRKTFESFPKPLPNRTHIIITRQTNYKAEGCIIVDSIEKAIEKCPEGEESFIIGGGEIYQLAMPFSDKIELTVVHHNFEADAFFPEIKLEDWELINSDFQPKDEKHLYDYSFDTYIRKQKIPSEK comes from the coding sequence ATGATTACAATGATTGCTGCCGCTGCCCAAAACAAGGCATTGGGAAAAGACAACCAATTGATTTGGCATTTACCTAACGATTTTAAAAGATTCAAAAGCCTGACAACAGGACATCATATTATCATGGGAAGAAAAACTTTTGAAAGCTTCCCAAAACCATTACCTAATCGCACACACATTATAATTACACGTCAGACGAATTACAAAGCCGAAGGTTGTATTATTGTAGATAGTATCGAAAAAGCCATTGAAAAATGCCCGGAAGGAGAAGAATCTTTCATTATTGGCGGAGGCGAGATTTATCAGCTAGCCATGCCTTTTTCAGATAAAATCGAACTTACGGTAGTGCATCACAACTTTGAAGCCGATGCTTTTTTCCCAGAAATTAAATTGGAAGACTGGGAATTAATCAATAGTGATTTTCAGCCCAAAGACGAAAAACACCTCTACGATTACAGCTTTGATACTTATATCCGAAAACAAAAAATACCGTCTGAAAAGTAA
- a CDS encoding isoamylase early set domain-containing protein: protein MPIKKQFVKSKPVCKVTFSIEAKEATQVSVIGDFNNWNPEEGALSKLKNGTFKGAFDLNKDAAYEFKYLVDGEYINETEADSFKWNEFAGTENSVLEV from the coding sequence ATGCCAATTAAAAAACAATTTGTAAAGTCAAAACCAGTTTGTAAAGTTACATTTTCTATAGAAGCTAAAGAAGCGACTCAAGTTTCGGTTATTGGTGATTTTAATAATTGGAATCCTGAAGAAGGTGCTTTAAGCAAATTAAAAAACGGAACTTTTAAAGGAGCTTTTGATTTGAATAAAGATGCCGCTTACGAATTCAAATATTTAGTTGACGGAGAATATATCAACGAAACAGAAGCAGATTCTTTTAAATGGAATGAATTTGCAGGAACAGAAAATAGCGTTTTAGAGGTTTAA
- a CDS encoding thymidylate synthase translates to MKQYLDLVKHVMENGCQKGDRTGTGTKSVFGYQMRFDLSEGFPMVTTKKLHLKSIIYELLWFLKGETNIGYLKEHNVKIWDAWADQNGDLGPVYGHQWRNWNSEEIDQISDLIQELKTNPNSRRMLVSAWNPSVLPDTTKSFEENVANNKAALPPCHAFFQFYVADGKLSCQLYQRSADIFLGVPFNIASYALLTMMIAQVCDLEPGEFIHTFGDAHIYNNHFEQLELQLSREPKPLPKMILNPEIKNIFDFDYSDFTLVGYEPHETIKGSVAV, encoded by the coding sequence ATGAAGCAATATTTAGATTTAGTAAAACATGTTATGGAAAACGGCTGCCAAAAAGGCGACCGAACCGGCACCGGAACTAAAAGTGTATTTGGCTACCAAATGCGTTTTGATTTAAGCGAAGGTTTTCCAATGGTTACCACCAAAAAACTACATCTTAAATCGATTATTTACGAATTGCTTTGGTTCTTAAAAGGCGAAACCAACATTGGTTATCTTAAAGAACATAATGTAAAAATATGGGATGCCTGGGCAGATCAAAATGGCGATTTAGGTCCAGTTTACGGACATCAATGGCGCAACTGGAACAGTGAAGAAATCGATCAGATTTCCGATTTAATCCAAGAATTAAAAACCAATCCTAATAGCCGCAGAATGCTGGTTTCGGCATGGAATCCTTCGGTTTTACCCGATACAACAAAATCATTTGAAGAAAACGTAGCCAATAACAAAGCGGCTTTACCTCCGTGTCATGCGTTCTTTCAGTTTTATGTTGCCGATGGAAAACTGTCCTGCCAACTTTATCAAAGAAGTGCCGACATCTTTCTGGGAGTTCCATTCAACATTGCTTCTTATGCACTATTAACCATGATGATTGCACAGGTATGCGACTTAGAACCAGGAGAATTCATCCACACTTTTGGTGACGCACACATCTATAACAATCATTTTGAGCAATTGGAATTGCAATTATCACGCGAACCAAAACCATTACCAAAAATGATTTTAAATCCGGAGATTAAAAATATCTTTGATTTTGATTACAGTGATTTTACCCTCGTAGGTTATGAACCACACGAAACCATAAAAGGGAGCGTAGCGGTTTAA